The following proteins come from a genomic window of Acinonyx jubatus isolate Ajub_Pintada_27869175 chromosome C1, VMU_Ajub_asm_v1.0, whole genome shotgun sequence:
- the LOC113599153 gene encoding 60S acidic ribosomal protein P1-like — protein MAQDRNPDAVQNGSRDKLQSSPACIYSGPALILHNDEVTVTEDKTNALLKAAGVNVGPFWRNLFAKALANVNIWSLIFEVGAGGATPAGDPAPPSGAAPAEKKVEAKKEESDESGDDTRFGLLDHTSPVTCSIKS, from the exons ATGGCTCAAGACCGGAATCCAGATGCGGTTCAGAATGGGTCTCGGGACAAGCTCCAG AGCTCGCCTGCCTGCATCTACTCAGGCCCAGCCCTCATCCTGCACAACGATGAGGTCACAGTCACAGAGGATAAGACCAATGCCCTCCTTAAAGCAGCAGGTGTAAATGTGGGACCTTTCTGGAGGAACTTGTTTGCAAAGGCCCTGGCCAATGTCAACATCTGGAGCCTCATCTTTGAGGTAGGGGCTGGAGGAGCCACCCCAGCAGGAGATCCCGCTCCCCCCTCCGGGGCTGCCCCTGCGGAGAAGAAagtggaagcaaagaaagaagaatcgGACGAGTCTGGTGATGACACACGTTTTGGTCTTTTGGACCACACCTCTCCCGTAACCTGTTCAATAAAAAgctga